From Quercus lobata isolate SW786 chromosome 1, ValleyOak3.0 Primary Assembly, whole genome shotgun sequence, one genomic window encodes:
- the LOC115992212 gene encoding protein RADIALIS-like 3, whose translation MASNSMSSSNSWTAKENKAFERALAVYDKDTPDRWHNVAKAVGGKTPEEVKRHYELLVEDVKHIESGRVPFPKYKTTGGSSQAN comes from the coding sequence ATGGCATCCAATTCAATGTCCTCCTCTAACTCATGGACTGCAAAAGAGAACAAGGCCTTTGAGAGGGCTCTTGCTGTGTATGATAAGGACACCCCTGACCGTTGGCACAATGTCGCTAAGGCTGTTGGTGGGAAAACACCAGAAGAAGTGAAAAGGCACTATGAACTTCTTGTGGAAGATGTCAAGCATATTGAGTCAGGCCGAGTTCCCTTCCCCAAATACAAGACAACTGGTGGGAGTAGCCAAGCAAATTAA